In Treponema sp. OMZ 798, the following proteins share a genomic window:
- a CDS encoding tetratricopeptide repeat protein: MSDIKYEKKLANTDIPDKTTEIFENNLDKGISALEESDFITGPAFSEDIFSPEDSKQVEISELSKQAYSLLKGNSITEAINVFKKILELDPTNNYALVGLGDAERKNNKFNEAIKFYKQCLEYHPSNNYALFGLADCYKSMNQFPKAISIWEEYLKFDDKNITVLTRVADAYRKTKEFDKAEKLYLKVLEKSPKNAYALIGLGHLNYDFKKYREALVYWEKVMESSGEFVDIRILTSIGNCYRKMKLFDRGVYYFERALERAPDNFYGLFGLADCYRGLNQQYNSIVYWKKILELDPNNKVILTRIGDAYRSMNDFEKAKESYQKALDIDFDSYAMLGLAILCKLQQKYDQAITTLKHLKDTEDTNYRVYLELAQCYIEKKEKQKAIETLMDFQKLGIKNQTVSDLLFELTKNDH; encoded by the coding sequence ATGTCAGACATCAAATATGAAAAAAAATTAGCCAATACGGATATTCCGGATAAGACTACAGAAATTTTTGAAAACAATTTAGATAAAGGAATTTCTGCTCTTGAGGAATCGGATTTTATAACCGGTCCGGCCTTTAGTGAAGACATATTCAGCCCCGAGGATTCAAAACAGGTTGAAATATCGGAACTTTCAAAACAAGCCTACTCTCTTTTGAAAGGAAACAGTATTACCGAAGCAATCAATGTTTTTAAAAAAATATTGGAACTTGATCCTACAAATAATTATGCATTAGTAGGCTTAGGTGATGCAGAGCGTAAAAACAACAAATTCAATGAAGCAATAAAATTTTACAAACAATGTCTTGAATATCATCCCAGCAATAACTATGCTCTTTTCGGCCTTGCTGACTGCTATAAATCCATGAACCAATTTCCAAAAGCTATATCCATATGGGAAGAGTACCTTAAATTTGACGATAAAAACATTACAGTCTTAACTCGGGTTGCCGATGCTTACCGAAAAACCAAGGAATTTGACAAGGCAGAAAAGCTGTATCTAAAAGTATTGGAAAAATCTCCGAAAAACGCTTATGCCCTGATAGGCTTGGGACACCTAAATTATGACTTTAAAAAATATAGGGAAGCACTTGTCTACTGGGAAAAGGTAATGGAATCAAGCGGAGAATTTGTAGACATCCGCATCTTAACATCTATTGGAAACTGCTACCGAAAAATGAAATTATTTGATAGAGGCGTATATTATTTTGAAAGAGCTCTTGAACGTGCTCCCGACAACTTTTACGGACTTTTCGGCTTGGCTGACTGTTACAGAGGTTTAAATCAGCAATATAACTCAATAGTATACTGGAAAAAAATACTTGAACTCGATCCTAACAACAAGGTCATTTTAACACGAATAGGCGATGCCTACCGCAGTATGAATGACTTTGAAAAGGCAAAGGAAAGCTATCAAAAAGCTCTCGATATAGACTTTGATTCATATGCAATGTTAGGTCTTGCAATATTGTGTAAGCTGCAGCAAAAATATGATCAGGCTATTACTACCCTAAAGCATCTTAAGGATACCGAAGATACAAACTACAGGGTATATCTTGAACTTGCCCAGTGCTATATAGAAAAAAAAGAAAAACAAAAAGCAATAGAAACTTTAATGGATTTCCAAAAACTTGGAATTAAAAATCAAACAGTTTCGGATCTTCTGTTTGAGCTGACAAAAAATGACCATTAA
- a CDS encoding RidA family protein — MKEIIATNKAPSAIGPYSQGIKANGFVFTSGQIPLDPATGAFPEGIKAQTRQSLLNVKAILEQAGTSIDKVIKTTVFLSDMNNFAAMNEVYAEIFGSSNHPARSAVQVARLPKDALVEIEVIALA, encoded by the coding sequence ATGAAAGAAATTATCGCAACAAACAAGGCACCCTCAGCTATCGGCCCCTATTCCCAGGGAATTAAGGCAAACGGTTTTGTGTTTACATCGGGACAGATTCCCTTGGATCCTGCTACAGGAGCCTTCCCCGAAGGTATTAAGGCCCAAACACGCCAATCCTTGCTTAACGTAAAGGCCATTTTGGAGCAGGCAGGAACAAGCATCGATAAGGTAATTAAAACCACCGTTTTTTTAAGCGATATGAATAACTTTGCTGCAATGAACGAGGTATATGCAGAAATCTTCGGTTCATCAAACCATCCTGCAAGATCAGCCGTACAGGTTGCCCGCCTTCCTAAAGACGCCCTCGTCGAAATTGAAGTAATAGCCCTTGCATAA
- the mutL gene encoding DNA mismatch repair endonuclease MutL: MREYKPVKLLSKETASKIAAGEVIERPASVVRELLDNSIDAGASQIIVEIEEGGISTIRVSDDGCGMTREDLELCTHTHSTSKIEEAEDLLHLRSLGFRGEALSSIQAVSALEITSTREGPAAWKLSLGKISPARLNKGTTVEVKNLFENFPARKKFLKRPQYEGTQCRQIFVEKALPHYNIEMRYIADGINKLILPAHSSLKERCLTAMSFKEPEELFYEINQEGDGFSFKAVLGSPAVVRSDKRNIYIFVNGRRINEYGLVQAVCYASEGYFPNGGFPAAFVFLNVEPERVDFNIHPAKREAKFEDYKEIHHSLSSTISSFYRQKTVSDLLKESYEPEYTPDLGFEKTDYEAADLNESYSSGLKENYRPGNKSTYWPGHTSTYWPPSPIRQIEVSVSPYGTSPAFHGVQASAHGASAATHGVQTAPQDLPKSDFKFLGQFCGTFIAVEKNNALYIIDRHAAHERILFEDLKASLGPSQELLIPYRIETESDKDDEIIRLNLSELQKAGFSINEEKKGLWIIRAVPIRWHGTEKDLKEDLAGAGKDPSGLMHHILASSACRAACKDGDIIDPVSAYNIAVKTFALPEPLCPHGRPLYFIIDRTELFKRIKRT, from the coding sequence ATGAGAGAATACAAGCCCGTAAAACTCTTATCAAAAGAAACCGCAAGCAAAATAGCAGCCGGAGAAGTTATCGAAAGGCCGGCCTCCGTTGTGCGGGAACTATTGGATAACTCTATAGATGCGGGAGCCTCTCAAATCATAGTAGAAATCGAAGAAGGCGGAATAAGTACAATCAGGGTAAGTGATGACGGCTGCGGTATGACAAGGGAAGACCTGGAGCTTTGCACCCATACCCATTCCACAAGCAAGATAGAAGAAGCCGAAGACCTTCTCCACTTACGCAGCCTGGGCTTTAGAGGTGAAGCCCTTTCTTCGATACAGGCTGTAAGCGCCCTCGAAATTACCTCAACCAGAGAAGGCCCTGCCGCCTGGAAACTCTCCTTAGGAAAGATTTCCCCTGCCCGCCTAAACAAGGGCACGACAGTCGAAGTTAAAAACCTTTTTGAAAACTTCCCTGCCCGTAAAAAATTTTTAAAACGGCCTCAATACGAGGGGACCCAATGCCGGCAGATCTTTGTCGAAAAGGCCCTCCCCCACTACAATATAGAAATGCGCTATATAGCTGACGGAATAAATAAACTAATCCTTCCGGCTCATTCTTCATTAAAAGAAAGATGTCTTACAGCCATGAGCTTTAAAGAACCTGAAGAGCTTTTTTATGAGATAAACCAAGAAGGAGACGGCTTTTCCTTTAAAGCCGTTTTAGGAAGCCCTGCGGTAGTCCGCTCAGACAAGCGGAATATCTACATCTTTGTAAACGGAAGGCGGATAAACGAGTACGGTCTTGTTCAAGCCGTTTGCTACGCCTCGGAAGGATACTTTCCCAACGGAGGTTTTCCGGCGGCCTTTGTCTTCTTAAATGTAGAACCCGAAAGAGTCGACTTCAATATCCATCCTGCAAAAAGGGAAGCTAAATTCGAAGACTATAAAGAAATTCATCACAGTCTAAGCTCAACCATCAGTTCTTTTTATAGGCAAAAAACGGTATCGGATCTTTTAAAGGAAAGCTATGAACCAGAATATACGCCCGATTTAGGTTTTGAAAAAACGGACTATGAAGCTGCCGATTTAAACGAAAGCTATAGCTCCGGCTTGAAAGAAAACTATCGGCCGGGAAATAAATCTACCTATTGGCCCGGCCATACATCTACCTATTGGCCGCCCTCTCCGATAAGACAAATTGAGGTTTCAGTCTCTCCTTACGGCACATCGCCCGCCTTTCATGGAGTGCAGGCATCCGCTCATGGAGCATCGGCCGCAACCCATGGAGTGCAGACAGCCCCGCAAGATCTTCCAAAATCCGACTTTAAATTTTTAGGTCAATTTTGCGGTACCTTCATAGCCGTCGAAAAAAACAATGCCCTCTATATAATAGACCGGCACGCCGCCCACGAGCGGATCCTTTTTGAAGACTTAAAAGCAAGTCTAGGCCCCTCGCAGGAACTTTTAATTCCGTACCGCATCGAAACGGAATCGGACAAAGACGATGAAATAATAAGATTAAACCTCTCTGAGCTTCAAAAAGCAGGCTTTAGTATAAATGAAGAAAAAAAAGGCCTTTGGATTATAAGGGCTGTTCCCATAAGATGGCACGGCACCGAAAAAGACTTAAAAGAAGACCTTGCAGGAGCAGGAAAGGACCCGTCCGGACTCATGCACCACATCCTTGCAAGCTCAGCCTGCCGAGCAGCCTGTAAAGACGGAGACATAATCGATCCCGTCTCTGCATACAACATCGCAGTAAAAACCTTCGCCCTCCCCGAACCCCTTTGCCCCCACGGCCGCCCCCTCTACTTTATAATCGACCGCACCGAACTTTTTAAGCGTATAAAGCGGACATAA
- the xseB gene encoding exodeoxyribonuclease VII small subunit has product MKKFEERLEKLEKISNDIRSSDIPLEKALSLFEEGIKLAKGLEKDIDKMEGKIEILLNQPVLPEEEPELDLFTVTENV; this is encoded by the coding sequence ATGAAGAAATTTGAAGAAAGACTTGAAAAGCTTGAAAAGATAAGCAACGATATACGATCTTCCGATATTCCATTGGAAAAAGCACTTTCCCTTTTTGAAGAAGGCATAAAACTTGCCAAAGGGCTTGAAAAAGATATAGACAAGATGGAAGGAAAAATCGAAATATTATTAAATCAGCCCGTACTGCCTGAAGAAGAACCTGAACTTGACCTGTTCACGGTAACGGAAAACGTCTAA
- the rlmN gene encoding 23S rRNA (adenine(2503)-C(2))-methyltransferase RlmN translates to MTIKKNEISLSGMFPEEIQNFCGLKEKFRAEQIFRWIASGVHSFDDMTNLSFDMRSKLKKDFSLFSTKIKEALKDKDGTIKLAVELYDGSVIETVLLTDKAKRKTACVSCQAGCPMKCAFCKTGQIGFLRNLSASEIVEQFLHLEREAGALDNIVFMGMGEPMLNLSEIDKAIKILAHPKGRNLSKRRITISTSGLCEGIYDMADKGPEVRLAVSLTTADEVLRSELMPVNKTNSLDELKQAIKYFNSKSNKRVTLELALMKGLNTDKKAAQQVMEFAKGLECFINLIPWNPVEGLNFKSPSEAEVRNFENYLKKAGLNISTRQKRGQKIGGACGQLGSTASKIKQALIQRENPV, encoded by the coding sequence ATGACCATTAAAAAAAACGAAATATCTCTTTCAGGAATGTTTCCTGAAGAGATTCAAAACTTTTGCGGCTTAAAAGAAAAATTCCGGGCCGAACAAATTTTTCGCTGGATAGCTTCAGGAGTACATAGCTTTGATGACATGACAAATCTGTCATTTGACATGCGCTCTAAACTAAAAAAAGATTTTTCTCTATTTTCGACCAAAATAAAAGAAGCTTTAAAAGACAAAGACGGTACAATCAAACTGGCTGTAGAGCTTTATGACGGTTCCGTCATAGAAACCGTATTATTGACAGATAAAGCAAAAAGAAAAACGGCCTGTGTTTCATGTCAGGCAGGCTGCCCTATGAAATGCGCATTTTGTAAGACCGGCCAGATAGGCTTTTTAAGAAACCTCTCGGCTTCAGAAATCGTAGAACAGTTTTTGCATTTGGAAAGAGAAGCCGGCGCCTTGGATAATATAGTCTTTATGGGTATGGGAGAACCTATGTTGAATTTGAGCGAAATAGATAAGGCAATAAAAATTCTTGCTCATCCCAAAGGAAGAAACCTTTCTAAAAGACGCATAACAATTTCGACTTCAGGCCTATGCGAGGGTATCTACGATATGGCAGATAAGGGGCCTGAAGTGCGTCTTGCAGTCTCTCTGACAACAGCTGACGAGGTATTAAGGTCAGAGCTTATGCCTGTCAATAAAACAAACAGCCTTGACGAATTAAAGCAAGCAATAAAATATTTTAATTCAAAATCAAATAAGAGAGTAACATTAGAACTGGCCCTTATGAAGGGGCTTAACACCGATAAAAAGGCAGCTCAGCAGGTTATGGAATTTGCAAAAGGCCTTGAGTGTTTTATAAATTTAATACCTTGGAATCCGGTAGAAGGCTTGAATTTTAAAAGCCCTTCAGAAGCCGAAGTCCGTAATTTTGAAAACTATCTAAAAAAAGCAGGCTTAAACATAAGCACCAGACAAAAACGAGGGCAAAAAATAGGAGGAGCTTGCGGTCAACTGGGATCTACCGCAAGTAAGATCAAACAGGCCCTAATACAAAGAGAAAATCCTGTTTAA
- a CDS encoding bifunctional diguanylate cyclase/phosphodiesterase, producing the protein MKKSKGKRKYSTSILSRLLVPMLFVFVIQAAVMMSMFLSSDILKKSSDNAYGVLSEKVLNRKILIENEMSNRWTRITDLHEKVLKVIQEELSRNNIELYQLADNPDLQNSILDILLPQLIYTIRRNYVTGVFLVIDAPAPLAKTNDFFYPGLYIRNEDPSSYSSSNEDIVISRGPAEVVQNNNIALGVDWSPFFTISPNSRDIVYRYFNAPIAAAVKYPNESVKNLAFWNTLFKLDPLSDEAITYSIPIMDEKGNIYGILGIDLSAKYIQTFLDFDELDISKKGMYCMAVHDISNDAGTFLPIVFNSIASNLNSSHIPAFEVERTDYKSVYSIDKGSIFTERYCLAIEPFHLYQRNGMYENQEWVLIGLAPEAGILSFSVTLKKIFWQSVLVSGFLFLAGSYLSSKHISNMFTKVVLKLQNSDPRKIVNIEKMNITEIDTLIVAIEKLSASVFNAASRVSTIIEKLQVPIGVFEHNILMGTVFCNSIWFKLFNIQKYSGDSVLKTDEFYKLLDHYEYYINTKDDAKTIYAIPTGAHGKVRWIRFMQTKENDKILGIALDITKEVEDRKKLELQMNYDELTGLYNRAAFDRKITEVFKQKHLGICALVMWDLDNLKYLNDSFGHAYGDTHLMAFGKKLAMLQQDRCLVCRRSGDEFYTFFYTFSTSDEIKLILTAFWKDIQETPITLPNGETSRLRVSAGLAWYPYDADNQADLIRYADFAMYDVKHSFKGSLHEFNLDVYKKNYIMIHGTEALNQMLERNLIEYALQPIVTSGTGDIYGYEMLMRSSAPEFKSPEDILRLAKAQSKLHKLEELTFFGSMDTFVKKIEKGEISKNAKIFLNTISSQVLSDAKFFEFEERFKPYLSNIVLEITESEPLNTNFYDLKNERIRNWNAMVAIDDFGSGYSNESSLLFLSPHLVKIDMSIVRDVHKSLDKQNVLENLVSYAKKRDIIILAEGVETIDEIDVLLRFGVDLFQGYFFAKPSFDIVPIPEERIQELNRIFSLY; encoded by the coding sequence ATGAAAAAAAGTAAAGGTAAACGAAAATATTCTACTTCCATTTTGTCACGGCTTTTGGTTCCTATGCTTTTTGTATTTGTTATTCAGGCAGCTGTAATGATGTCGATGTTTTTAAGCTCAGACATTCTTAAAAAATCCAGCGATAATGCCTATGGAGTTCTAAGTGAAAAAGTTTTAAACCGCAAAATACTGATCGAAAATGAAATGTCGAATAGGTGGACAAGAATTACAGATTTGCATGAAAAGGTTTTAAAAGTAATTCAAGAAGAATTATCCCGTAATAATATTGAGCTTTATCAGCTTGCAGATAATCCTGACTTGCAAAACAGTATTCTCGATATACTTCTGCCCCAGCTTATATATACCATAAGAAGGAACTATGTTACAGGTGTCTTTTTGGTGATCGATGCTCCCGCCCCTCTTGCAAAAACAAACGACTTTTTTTATCCGGGTTTATATATAAGAAATGAAGATCCTTCGTCTTATTCTTCAAGCAATGAGGATATAGTTATATCGAGAGGTCCGGCAGAGGTTGTGCAAAATAATAATATTGCCTTAGGGGTTGATTGGTCTCCCTTTTTTACCATTTCACCTAACAGCCGGGATATTGTTTACAGATATTTTAATGCACCCATTGCAGCTGCCGTAAAATATCCGAATGAATCCGTCAAAAATCTGGCATTTTGGAATACTCTATTTAAGCTGGACCCTTTAAGTGATGAGGCAATTACATACTCTATTCCGATAATGGATGAAAAAGGAAATATTTACGGAATTCTTGGCATAGATCTTTCGGCAAAGTATATTCAGACCTTTTTAGACTTTGATGAGCTTGATATTTCTAAAAAGGGAATGTACTGTATGGCTGTTCATGATATAAGTAATGATGCCGGAACTTTTTTGCCAATAGTTTTTAACAGCATTGCAAGTAATTTGAATTCCAGCCATATTCCTGCCTTTGAGGTTGAACGGACCGATTATAAAAGTGTTTATAGTATTGATAAGGGCTCAATATTTACAGAGAGATATTGTTTGGCCATAGAACCCTTTCATCTTTATCAGCGTAACGGAATGTATGAAAATCAAGAATGGGTGCTTATAGGTTTGGCTCCTGAGGCCGGAATTCTTTCGTTTTCGGTAACACTTAAAAAAATATTTTGGCAGTCTGTTCTTGTATCGGGCTTTTTGTTCTTAGCCGGATCTTACTTGTCGAGTAAGCATATTTCCAATATGTTTACAAAGGTTGTATTAAAGCTGCAAAACAGTGATCCTAGAAAGATAGTAAATATCGAAAAAATGAATATAACCGAAATAGATACTCTAATTGTTGCAATAGAAAAATTAAGTGCCAGTGTTTTTAATGCAGCTTCTCGGGTATCTACGATTATAGAAAAACTTCAAGTTCCTATAGGCGTTTTTGAACACAATATTTTAATGGGGACGGTTTTTTGCAATTCGATTTGGTTTAAGCTTTTTAATATTCAAAAATATTCAGGCGATTCCGTTTTGAAGACGGACGAATTTTATAAATTGTTGGATCATTATGAGTATTATATAAATACAAAGGATGATGCAAAGACTATCTATGCTATACCGACAGGGGCTCATGGAAAGGTTCGTTGGATTAGGTTTATGCAGACGAAGGAAAACGACAAAATTTTAGGTATAGCACTAGATATTACAAAGGAAGTTGAAGACCGCAAAAAACTTGAGCTTCAAATGAATTATGATGAGCTTACAGGTCTTTATAATAGAGCTGCCTTTGATAGAAAGATAACCGAAGTATTTAAACAAAAGCATTTAGGTATTTGTGCCCTTGTTATGTGGGACCTTGATAACCTAAAATATCTAAACGATTCTTTTGGCCATGCTTATGGCGATACGCATCTTATGGCGTTTGGAAAAAAACTTGCTATGCTGCAACAAGACCGCTGTCTTGTTTGCAGACGCTCCGGAGACGAGTTTTATACCTTCTTTTACACCTTTTCGACGTCGGACGAAATAAAGCTTATTTTGACCGCTTTTTGGAAGGATATACAGGAAACGCCTATAACCCTTCCTAATGGAGAGACATCAAGGCTTCGAGTTTCTGCCGGTTTGGCTTGGTATCCTTATGATGCCGACAATCAAGCCGATTTGATTCGATATGCCGATTTTGCAATGTATGACGTAAAACACTCGTTTAAGGGCTCTTTACATGAATTTAACTTGGATGTTTATAAAAAAAATTATATAATGATCCATGGTACGGAAGCTCTCAATCAGATGCTTGAAAGGAATCTTATAGAATATGCTCTACAGCCGATTGTTACTTCCGGTACGGGCGATATTTACGGATATGAAATGCTGATGCGTTCTTCGGCTCCGGAATTTAAAAGTCCGGAGGACATACTGCGTCTTGCTAAAGCACAGTCAAAACTGCATAAACTTGAAGAGCTTACTTTTTTTGGCTCTATGGATACCTTTGTTAAAAAGATCGAAAAAGGAGAGATATCTAAAAATGCGAAGATATTTTTAAATACCATAAGTTCTCAAGTTTTATCGGATGCCAAATTCTTTGAATTTGAAGAAAGATTTAAGCCTTATCTTTCAAATATCGTTTTGGAAATCACGGAATCAGAGCCTCTCAACACGAACTTTTATGATCTAAAAAATGAAAGAATCCGTAATTGGAATGCAATGGTTGCTATCGATGACTTCGGAAGCGGTTATAGTAACGAGTCATCCCTTTTATTCCTATCGCCTCATTTGGTAAAAATAGATATGTCCATAGTAAGGGACGTTCATAAGAGCCTTGATAAGCAAAATGTATTGGAAAACCTTGTTTCTTATGCAAAGAAGAGAGATATAATAATATTGGCCGAAGGTGTTGAAACAATCGATGAGATAGATGTATTGCTGCGCTTTGGTGTCGACTTGTTCCAAGGTTACTTTTTTGCAAAGCCGTCTTTCGATATTGTTCCTATACCTGAAGAAAGGATACAGGAGTTAAACAGGATTTTCTCTTTGTATTAG
- a CDS encoding extracellular solute-binding protein: protein MKILKLVIFCILCLLISSCNRILSKDKTVKYDVDKVLNKNEPITINIWHYYSATQKEKFDRLVDNFNASEGAKYGVYVRGIRRAGNASEISSFLADALSQKLGADEIPDIFSAYPDTAYDFNKQDLLLDLADFFTQKEKDEYVKSFLYSSGFGVKDEIKLFPVAKATEVFVLNKTAWKPFAEAMGVSYRDLVTWEGLVKVAELYYKWTDSLTAEPNDGKPFFGRDALSNYILTGTYELGHSIFNVLENGDVDFVLDKKSLRACWDNYYIPFVKGFFTAKGRFRADDLKTGDIIACVTSTSSSIYLPSKVINSEGNFEPVDLEVLPIPHFRNAKRKTIVQQGAGMAVLKSNIKRETASILFLKWFTDMQKYSEFAVSTGYLPVKKKELEAEQVTAAFCSDGICILPVVQDALKVSIETMKSLDLYFQPAFKNSDKARNILADLLQEKAKEDRAKVLEKIKAGKSYKEAVTDFIGDDSFDVWLKLLEKKLLDLK from the coding sequence ATGAAAATATTGAAGCTTGTCATTTTTTGTATTCTTTGTTTGCTTATAAGTTCATGCAATCGAATTTTATCTAAAGACAAGACCGTTAAGTATGATGTTGATAAAGTTTTAAATAAAAATGAACCTATCACTATAAATATTTGGCATTATTATAGTGCAACTCAAAAAGAAAAATTTGACAGGCTGGTGGATAATTTTAATGCTTCAGAAGGTGCAAAATACGGAGTCTATGTCCGAGGTATCAGGAGGGCGGGAAATGCAAGCGAAATATCTTCATTCTTGGCAGATGCCCTTTCGCAAAAACTTGGAGCAGATGAAATCCCCGATATTTTTTCGGCTTATCCCGATACAGCCTATGACTTCAACAAACAAGATCTTTTGTTGGATTTAGCAGATTTTTTTACTCAAAAAGAAAAAGACGAATATGTAAAAAGTTTTTTATACTCCTCCGGGTTTGGCGTAAAAGATGAAATTAAATTATTTCCGGTTGCTAAGGCTACCGAGGTTTTTGTTTTAAATAAGACTGCATGGAAACCTTTTGCAGAGGCTATGGGCGTTTCTTACCGTGATTTAGTTACCTGGGAAGGTTTAGTAAAGGTTGCGGAATTATATTATAAGTGGACTGATTCGTTAACTGCCGAGCCTAATGACGGTAAACCTTTTTTTGGGCGGGATGCCTTGAGTAACTATATTTTAACCGGTACTTATGAGCTTGGCCATAGTATTTTCAATGTTTTGGAAAACGGTGATGTTGATTTTGTATTGGATAAAAAATCCTTGCGTGCTTGCTGGGATAATTATTATATTCCGTTTGTAAAAGGTTTTTTTACTGCAAAGGGCCGTTTTAGGGCCGATGATTTAAAAACGGGTGATATTATTGCTTGTGTAACCTCAACTTCATCCTCAATTTATTTACCGTCAAAGGTTATAAATTCTGAGGGTAATTTTGAGCCTGTCGATTTAGAGGTTTTACCAATTCCTCATTTTAGAAATGCAAAGCGTAAAACCATTGTGCAGCAGGGAGCGGGTATGGCCGTATTAAAAAGCAACATAAAAAGAGAGACTGCTTCTATCCTATTTTTAAAATGGTTTACCGATATGCAAAAATATTCCGAATTTGCCGTTTCAACAGGTTATCTGCCTGTCAAGAAAAAAGAACTTGAAGCGGAACAGGTAACTGCTGCTTTTTGCAGTGACGGTATATGTATTTTACCTGTAGTCCAGGATGCGCTTAAGGTAAGCATAGAAACAATGAAATCCTTAGATCTTTATTTTCAGCCGGCTTTTAAGAATTCGGATAAGGCAAGGAATATTCTTGCAGATTTACTTCAAGAAAAAGCAAAAGAAGATAGGGCTAAGGTACTTGAAAAGATTAAGGCCGGGAAAAGCTATAAAGAAGCTGTAACTGATTTCATTGGTGATGATTCCTTTGACGTCTGGCTTAAGCTGCTTGAAAAAAAATTACTTGATTTAAAATAA